Proteins encoded by one window of Halobaculum halobium:
- the thsB gene encoding thermosome subunit beta, with translation MIIMGEDSQRVKDKDAQEYNISAARAVAEAVRSTLGPKGMDKMLVDSMGDVTITNDGVTILQTMDIDNPTAEMIVEVAETQEDEAGDGTTTAVAIAGELLKNAEDLLEQEIHPTAIIKGFHLASEQARAEVDDIATAVDPDDEELITKVAETSMTGKGAELEKEVLADLIYRAVKQVTVEADDGSHVVDLENISMETQTGRSAGESELLQGAVVDKDPLHDDMPSAVEDANVLLLNDPIEVEEADVDTQVSIDSPDQLQQFLDQEEDQLKEKVQQIKETGANVVFCQKGVDDLAQHYLAKEGILAARRVKKSDLGFLKNILGGNIVSDLDSATAADLGHGSVSRDDADELFYVEGGADAHGVTLLLRGSTDHVVDELERGVQDALDVVSTAVSDGRIVAGGGAIEVELASRLRDFADSVEGREQLAVEAFADSLELVPRVLAENAGLDSIDTLVDLRAAHEAGDETAGLNVFSSDIEDTFDAGVVETAHAKEQALSSATEAANLVLKIDDIIAAGDLSTGGNDDEEGGAPGGGMGGMGGMGGMGGAM, from the coding sequence ATGATCATTATGGGTGAGGACTCTCAGCGAGTGAAGGACAAAGACGCGCAAGAATACAACATCTCCGCGGCGCGTGCCGTCGCCGAGGCCGTTCGTTCGACGCTCGGCCCGAAAGGAATGGACAAGATGCTCGTCGACTCGATGGGCGATGTAACCATCACGAACGACGGCGTCACCATCCTCCAGACGATGGACATCGACAACCCGACGGCCGAGATGATCGTCGAGGTCGCCGAGACTCAGGAGGACGAGGCCGGCGACGGGACGACGACGGCCGTCGCGATCGCGGGCGAACTCCTCAAGAACGCCGAGGACCTCCTCGAACAGGAGATCCACCCGACCGCGATCATCAAGGGCTTCCACCTCGCGAGCGAGCAGGCCCGCGCCGAGGTCGACGACATCGCGACCGCCGTCGACCCCGACGACGAGGAGCTGATCACGAAGGTCGCCGAGACCTCCATGACCGGCAAGGGCGCAGAGCTCGAGAAGGAGGTCCTCGCCGACCTCATCTACCGCGCCGTCAAGCAGGTCACCGTCGAGGCCGACGACGGCTCTCACGTCGTCGATCTGGAGAACATCTCGATGGAGACTCAGACCGGCCGCTCGGCCGGCGAATCCGAGCTTCTGCAGGGCGCAGTCGTCGACAAGGATCCGCTCCACGACGACATGCCCTCGGCGGTCGAGGACGCGAACGTCCTCCTGCTCAACGACCCCATCGAAGTCGAGGAGGCCGACGTGGACACGCAGGTGTCCATCGACTCGCCCGACCAGCTCCAGCAGTTCCTCGACCAAGAGGAGGACCAGCTCAAGGAGAAGGTCCAGCAGATCAAGGAGACGGGCGCGAACGTCGTCTTCTGTCAGAAGGGCGTCGACGACCTCGCCCAGCACTACCTCGCGAAGGAGGGCATCCTCGCGGCTCGCCGCGTGAAGAAGTCCGACCTCGGCTTCCTCAAGAACATCCTCGGCGGCAACATCGTCTCCGACCTCGACTCCGCGACCGCGGCCGACCTCGGTCACGGCTCGGTGTCGCGTGACGACGCCGACGAGCTGTTCTACGTCGAGGGCGGCGCCGACGCCCACGGCGTCACGCTGCTGCTGCGCGGCTCGACCGACCACGTCGTCGACGAGCTGGAGCGCGGCGTCCAGGACGCGCTCGACGTCGTCTCCACGGCCGTCTCGGACGGCCGCATCGTCGCCGGCGGCGGCGCCATCGAGGTCGAACTGGCCTCCCGCCTCCGCGACTTCGCCGACTCCGTCGAGGGCCGCGAGCAGCTCGCCGTCGAGGCGTTCGCCGACTCGCTGGAGCTGGTCCCGCGCGTGCTCGCCGAGAACGCCGGGCTCGACTCCATCGACACGCTGGTCGACCTTCGCGCCGCTCACGAGGCGGGCGACGAGACGGCCGGCCTGAACGTGTTCTCCAGCGACATCGAGGACACCTTCGACGCGGGCGTCGTCGAGACGGCCCACGCCAAGGAGCAGGCGCTCTCCAGCGCCACCGAGGCCGCGAACCTCGTCCTCAAAATCGACGACATCATCGCCGCGGGCGACCTGTCCACCGGCGGTAACGACGACGAGGAGGGCGGCGCGCCCGGCGGCGGTATGGGCGGCATGGGCGGTATGGGCGGCATGGGCGGCGCGATGTGA
- a CDS encoding DUF7383 domain-containing protein has product MTERATYATVYLGAQLSATESALDLDWADDAGDRTDDHEFEVSTDDPREAYLEIQAFDVAEYGHEVLVNGDPLTGFDIPPNEGWQLWSDTVTGVDLREGTNTLAVARDTDTDDAFAVGTVRVHWKAAVDGFRSKGPVDE; this is encoded by the coding sequence ATGACCGAACGCGCGACGTACGCCACCGTCTACCTCGGCGCGCAGCTTTCGGCGACTGAGTCAGCGTTGGATCTCGACTGGGCCGACGACGCCGGGGACCGAACCGACGACCACGAGTTCGAGGTGTCGACCGACGACCCCCGCGAAGCGTACCTGGAGATTCAGGCGTTCGACGTCGCCGAGTACGGTCACGAGGTACTCGTGAACGGAGACCCCCTCACCGGGTTCGACATCCCGCCGAACGAGGGGTGGCAACTGTGGAGTGACACCGTGACCGGTGTCGACCTCCGCGAGGGGACGAACACGCTGGCGGTCGCGCGCGACACGGACACCGACGACGCCTTCGCCGTCGGGACGGTCCGCGTACACTGGAAAGCGGCCGTCGACGGGTTCCGGTCGAAGGGGCCAGTCGACGAGTAG
- a CDS encoding penicillin acylase family protein yields the protein MTERSGEPTRRALLAAVAGGAVGGGFLGPVRGYLSAFAPLSGGAWEAADDDPPARVESPHGEATLRYDDDAVPRVAADDEDALAFAAGYAHGADRLFQMDLQRRQMRGQLSAVVGEATLDSDRFHVRMDFAAAADATWDLVADTEVASQVEAYCEGVNRARDDLPLPVEFELLDYEPAPWTPSDVMLAEKQIAWALTGSFRTLRRETLRAELGPEAAETLMPNRLDHDAAILGHTGATDDWDVPSGAAARSPPPDGGDDASRAALATDPSLDGFLAENEPAPWIGSNSWAVAGEHTASGDPVMANDPHLTLMAPPVWYEQVLRHPEYQVRGVTFPGVPFVVIGENDRGAWGFTNAGCDVIDLYEYETRADGAEYRHGERWRSFDVERRTIEVADASDEEIAVKKSVHGAVLGANAGGDAFRDEVGVAWTGLSATRTTNAILALNRSRGGDDVDEALRQFDEPAQCFVYAGRDGSVRYRVTGQVPIRRTDGEVVPGTRVFDGSAREGEWAGYTPYGESSWEGFIPYDEMPHDDSPAYVGTANQRIVDDAQYPYYLATDYSEPFRGIRLWNRLDALVDGGTVTPGDMRDLQRDVRDGRVDHYREVLEEARSELSGGARDELDTVLDWDGEAARDARAPLLFVHFLDAYEGRFVADALDDLDGRRDASAYAPNQWVLATLGDEWFDGGRAAAAADAFEKALGRIESEGWELYRDYNRTRIDHPFDQSFLNYPRYPTDGSAATLFNFRVEAGAGSSWRQVCPQDGETSRCILPGGNDGNVYSDSYDDQLSLWANGELKPMDRAMRGDLTVRFAGGDDE from the coding sequence ATGACCGAACGTTCAGGCGAGCCGACGAGGCGCGCCCTGCTTGCGGCCGTCGCCGGCGGCGCCGTCGGCGGCGGGTTCCTCGGGCCGGTTCGCGGGTACCTCTCCGCGTTCGCGCCGCTCTCGGGCGGAGCGTGGGAGGCGGCCGACGACGATCCGCCCGCACGAGTCGAAAGCCCGCACGGCGAGGCGACGCTCCGGTACGACGACGACGCGGTCCCGCGGGTCGCGGCCGACGACGAGGACGCCCTCGCGTTCGCGGCCGGGTACGCACACGGCGCGGATCGACTGTTCCAGATGGACCTCCAGCGGCGCCAGATGCGGGGGCAGCTCTCTGCGGTCGTCGGGGAGGCGACGCTCGACTCCGACCGGTTCCACGTCAGAATGGACTTCGCGGCCGCGGCCGACGCGACGTGGGACCTCGTCGCCGACACGGAGGTGGCCTCGCAGGTCGAGGCGTACTGCGAGGGCGTGAACCGCGCTCGCGACGACCTTCCACTCCCAGTCGAGTTCGAACTGCTCGACTACGAACCCGCTCCGTGGACGCCGTCCGACGTGATGCTCGCCGAGAAGCAGATCGCGTGGGCGCTCACGGGGAGCTTCCGAACCCTCCGCAGGGAGACGCTCCGCGCGGAGTTGGGTCCGGAGGCGGCGGAGACGCTCATGCCGAACCGCCTCGACCACGACGCGGCGATCCTCGGACACACGGGGGCGACTGACGACTGGGACGTCCCGTCGGGCGCCGCCGCCCGATCGCCGCCGCCCGACGGAGGCGACGACGCCTCGCGGGCGGCCCTGGCGACCGACCCGTCGCTGGACGGCTTTCTCGCCGAGAACGAGCCGGCCCCGTGGATCGGCTCGAACTCCTGGGCCGTCGCCGGCGAACACACCGCAAGCGGCGACCCCGTGATGGCCAACGACCCGCATCTGACGCTGATGGCCCCGCCGGTGTGGTACGAGCAGGTGCTTCGGCACCCGGAGTACCAGGTCCGCGGGGTCACCTTCCCGGGGGTTCCCTTCGTGGTCATCGGCGAGAACGACCGCGGCGCGTGGGGGTTCACAAACGCCGGCTGCGACGTGATCGATCTCTACGAGTACGAGACCCGCGCCGACGGCGCCGAGTATCGCCACGGCGAGCGCTGGCGCTCGTTCGACGTCGAACGGCGCACCATCGAGGTCGCCGACGCGTCCGACGAGGAGATCGCGGTGAAGAAATCTGTACACGGGGCGGTGCTGGGTGCGAACGCCGGCGGCGACGCGTTTCGGGACGAGGTCGGCGTCGCGTGGACCGGCCTCTCTGCGACGCGGACGACGAACGCGATCCTCGCGCTGAACCGATCCCGGGGCGGCGACGACGTCGACGAGGCCCTCCGCCAGTTCGACGAACCAGCGCAGTGCTTCGTCTATGCGGGGCGAGACGGGTCGGTCCGCTACCGCGTAACGGGGCAGGTGCCCATCCGTCGGACCGACGGCGAGGTGGTGCCTGGAACGCGCGTCTTCGACGGCTCCGCCCGCGAGGGCGAGTGGGCGGGCTACACGCCGTACGGGGAGTCGTCGTGGGAGGGGTTCATCCCCTACGACGAGATGCCACACGACGACTCGCCGGCGTACGTCGGCACGGCGAACCAACGGATCGTCGACGACGCACAGTACCCGTACTACCTCGCGACGGACTACAGCGAGCCGTTCCGCGGGATCCGGCTGTGGAACCGCCTCGACGCGCTCGTCGACGGCGGCACCGTGACTCCCGGGGACATGCGCGACCTCCAGCGCGACGTCCGCGACGGCCGGGTAGACCACTACCGCGAGGTCCTAGAGGAGGCGCGGAGCGAACTCTCTGGGGGGGCTCGCGACGAGCTCGACACGGTTCTCGACTGGGATGGCGAGGCCGCTCGGGACGCTCGCGCACCGCTGCTGTTCGTCCACTTCCTCGACGCGTACGAGGGTCGGTTCGTCGCCGACGCCCTCGACGATCTCGACGGCCGGCGCGACGCGTCGGCGTACGCTCCGAACCAGTGGGTACTCGCGACGCTCGGCGACGAGTGGTTCGACGGCGGGCGTGCGGCCGCCGCGGCGGACGCCTTCGAGAAGGCGCTCGGGCGGATCGAGTCCGAGGGGTGGGAGCTGTACCGCGACTACAACCGCACCCGGATCGATCACCCGTTCGACCAGTCGTTCCTCAACTACCCGCGCTACCCGACCGACGGCTCGGCGGCGACGCTGTTCAACTTCCGCGTTGAGGCCGGCGCGGGCAGCAGCTGGCGACAGGTCTGTCCGCAAGACGGCGAGACCTCGCGGTGTATCCTGCCCGGCGGCAACGACGGGAACGTCTACAGTGACAGCTACGACGACCAGCTGTCCCTCTGGGCGAACGGCGAGCTCAAGCCCATGGACCGGGCCATGCGCGGTGACCTCACAGTGCGGTTCGCCGGAGGTGACGACGAGTGA
- the uvrA gene encoding excinuclease ABC subunit UvrA, whose translation MPKEFIEVRGAEENNLKDLDVEIPREQFTVVTGLSGSGKSSLAFDTVYAEGQRRYIESLSAYARNFLGQMDKPQVESVEGLSPAISIDQKNAANNPRSTVGTVTELHDYLRLLYARVGHPHCPECGREVGEQSAQQMARRVFELPEGTRAKIAAPVVRDQKGAFEDLFDELVADGYSRVEVDGEQFDLSLDRPQLDENYDHTIDVIVDRVKVREEDRSRITDSVETALEEAEGTLKLILPNPPEEGDLGLGGNESRSTGDLAGDGDDRLVVEFSEDLACTHCGIDFSEIETRSFSFNSPHGACPECEGIGSTKEVDEDLVVTDPSQPIKHVFEPWSYNRSYYRTRLDNVADHFGVGVETPFEDLSEAERRQFLYGTDEEVEFEQQTKNGVRRKTQRFEGVIPNLERRHVETDSDRTREHIEEFMAVTTCPECEGTRLKPQSRSVYVDGTSITDVNELSIGDALDHFEGMEETMTERERTIATEILKEIRARLGFMEEVGLEYLTLDREASTLSGGESQRIRLATQVGSGLVGVLYVLDEPSIGLHQRDNDRLLDTLEGLRDLGNTLLVVEHDEATMRRADNIIDIGPGPGKRGGEIVAQGDFDDIVETDESVTGDYLAGREVVDVPSDRRERDAALTIEGARQHNLKDVDVDIPVGLFTAITGVSGSGKSTLMHDVLYKGLAREMNDNTEVDPGEHDRIAGMDNIEGVRLIDQSPIGRTPRSNPATYTDVFDYIRELFAETKLANQRGYAKGRFSFNVKGGRCEECGGQGTVKIEMNFLSDVHVPCEECGGARYNDETLDVTYKGKTIADVLDMSVEEAYDFFQSHSGLERRLGLLKDVGLDYMRLGQPSTTLSGGEAQRVKLAEELGKKDAGDTLYLLDEPTTGLHKADERKLIDVLHRLTTKGNTVVVIEHELDLVKNADHIVDLGPEGGDGGGEVVAEGTPEDVARIEESHTGRYLRDYLPKVDAEGPRSDRRMPALAADATDVDGEEGADQGEAVEAPATDD comes from the coding sequence GTGCCCAAGGAGTTCATCGAGGTCCGCGGCGCCGAGGAGAACAACCTCAAGGACCTGGACGTGGAGATCCCCCGCGAGCAGTTCACCGTCGTCACCGGCCTCTCGGGGTCGGGCAAGTCGTCGCTCGCGTTCGACACCGTCTACGCCGAGGGTCAGCGGCGGTACATCGAGTCGCTGTCGGCGTACGCCCGGAACTTCCTCGGGCAGATGGACAAGCCGCAGGTCGAGAGCGTCGAGGGACTCTCGCCGGCGATCTCCATCGATCAGAAGAACGCCGCGAACAACCCGCGCTCGACCGTGGGGACGGTGACGGAGCTCCACGACTACCTGCGGCTGCTGTACGCTCGGGTCGGCCACCCCCACTGCCCCGAGTGCGGCCGCGAGGTAGGCGAGCAGTCGGCCCAGCAGATGGCCCGTCGGGTGTTCGAGTTGCCGGAGGGAACTCGCGCGAAGATCGCCGCGCCGGTCGTTCGCGACCAGAAAGGCGCCTTCGAGGACCTGTTCGACGAGCTCGTCGCCGACGGCTACTCGCGCGTCGAGGTCGACGGCGAGCAGTTCGACCTCTCGCTGGATCGCCCCCAGTTGGACGAGAACTACGATCACACGATCGACGTGATCGTCGACCGCGTGAAGGTCCGCGAGGAGGACCGCTCGCGCATCACCGACTCGGTCGAGACCGCGCTCGAGGAGGCCGAGGGCACGCTGAAGCTGATCCTCCCGAACCCGCCCGAGGAAGGCGATCTCGGTCTCGGCGGCAACGAGTCGCGGTCGACGGGGGACCTCGCGGGCGACGGGGACGACCGCCTCGTCGTGGAGTTCTCCGAGGACCTCGCGTGTACCCACTGCGGCATCGACTTCTCGGAGATCGAGACGCGCTCGTTCTCGTTCAACTCCCCCCACGGGGCCTGTCCCGAGTGCGAGGGGATCGGCTCGACCAAGGAGGTCGACGAGGACCTCGTCGTCACGGACCCGAGCCAGCCGATCAAACACGTGTTCGAGCCGTGGAGCTACAACCGCTCGTACTACCGAACCCGCCTCGACAACGTCGCCGACCACTTCGGCGTCGGCGTGGAGACGCCGTTCGAGGACCTGTCCGAGGCCGAGCGGCGCCAGTTCCTCTACGGCACCGACGAGGAGGTCGAGTTCGAACAGCAGACGAAGAACGGGGTCCGCCGAAAGACCCAGCGCTTCGAGGGCGTCATACCGAACCTGGAGCGACGCCACGTCGAGACCGACTCAGACCGGACGCGCGAGCACATCGAGGAGTTCATGGCCGTCACCACCTGCCCCGAGTGCGAGGGGACGCGTCTGAAGCCCCAGTCGCGGTCCGTCTACGTCGACGGCACGTCGATCACCGACGTGAACGAGCTGTCGATCGGCGACGCGCTCGACCACTTCGAGGGGATGGAGGAGACGATGACAGAGCGCGAGCGCACCATCGCCACGGAGATCCTCAAGGAGATCCGCGCGCGCCTCGGCTTCATGGAGGAGGTCGGCCTTGAGTACCTCACGCTCGACCGCGAGGCGTCGACGCTCTCGGGCGGCGAGAGCCAGCGGATTCGGCTGGCGACGCAGGTCGGCTCCGGACTCGTGGGCGTCCTCTACGTCCTTGACGAGCCATCCATCGGCCTCCACCAGCGCGACAACGACCGGCTGCTCGACACGCTGGAGGGGCTGCGCGATCTCGGAAACACGCTGCTCGTCGTCGAGCACGACGAGGCGACGATGCGCCGGGCCGACAACATCATCGACATCGGACCCGGCCCGGGCAAGCGCGGCGGCGAGATCGTCGCTCAGGGCGACTTCGACGACATCGTCGAGACCGACGAGTCGGTGACGGGCGACTACCTCGCCGGTCGCGAGGTCGTCGACGTGCCGAGCGACCGCCGCGAGCGCGACGCCGCGCTCACGATCGAGGGCGCGCGCCAGCACAACCTCAAGGACGTGGACGTGGACATCCCGGTCGGGCTGTTCACCGCCATCACCGGCGTCTCCGGCTCCGGGAAGTCGACCCTGATGCACGACGTGCTGTACAAGGGGCTCGCCCGAGAGATGAACGACAACACCGAGGTCGACCCCGGCGAGCACGACCGGATCGCGGGGATGGACAACATCGAGGGCGTGCGCCTCATCGACCAGTCGCCCATCGGCCGCACGCCGCGGTCGAACCCCGCGACGTACACCGACGTGTTCGACTACATCCGCGAACTGTTCGCGGAGACGAAACTCGCCAACCAACGCGGCTACGCCAAGGGGCGGTTCTCGTTCAACGTCAAGGGCGGTCGATGCGAGGAGTGCGGCGGGCAGGGGACCGTCAAGATCGAGATGAACTTCCTGTCGGACGTGCACGTCCCCTGCGAGGAGTGCGGTGGCGCTCGCTACAACGACGAGACGCTCGACGTGACGTACAAGGGGAAGACGATCGCCGACGTGCTCGACATGAGCGTCGAGGAGGCGTACGACTTCTTCCAGTCCCACTCCGGCCTCGAACGCCGCCTCGGTCTCCTGAAGGACGTGGGGCTCGACTACATGCGGCTCGGTCAGCCCTCCACCACGCTCTCGGGCGGGGAGGCCCAGCGCGTGAAGCTCGCCGAGGAACTCGGGAAGAAGGACGCCGGCGACACCCTCTACCTGCTCGACGAGCCGACGACCGGCCTGCACAAGGCCGACGAGCGCAAGCTCATCGACGTGCTCCACCGGCTCACGACGAAGGGGAACACGGTCGTCGTCATCGAGCACGAACTCGATCTGGTGAAGAACGCCGACCACATCGTCGATCTGGGTCCCGAGGGAGGCGACGGCGGGGGCGAGGTCGTCGCCGAGGGAACGCCCGAAGACGTCGCGCGGATCGAGGAATCCCACACCGGTCGGTACCTCCGCGACTACCTCCCGAAGGTGGACGCCGAGGGGCCACGCAGCGACCGTCGGATGCCCGCGCTCGCGGCCGACGCGACCGACGTGGACGGCGAGGAGGGAGCCGACCAGGGCGAAGCGGTCGAGGCGCCCGCGACCGACGACTGA
- a CDS encoding WD40/YVTN/BNR-like repeat-containing protein has translation MTTVYAAMRDRFLAIHPETGAATTADDLDGRALECVAVHDDAPGRVFVGTVDSGLWRSLDAGETFDRVGADSIEQDAVTAATVSPHDPGEIWTGTEPSRAYRSTDGGDTWEHRGGLADLPSSDEWAFPPRPHTHHVRWIEPDPNAPDRLYVAVEAGALVTTRDAGETWDDRVSGSRRDTHSMATHPDAPGRVWTAAGDGYAETVDAGETWTHPQNGLDRTYCWSVAVDAGDPARVLVSAARGAREAHAAETAETYVFRRTGLDDWERLDGRGLPLGDGVTRPVLAAGDPGAFYALSNRGLYRSVDGGDSWTEIDVDWPERTRDQTARGLAVLP, from the coding sequence ATGACGACCGTGTACGCCGCCATGCGGGACCGGTTCCTCGCGATCCACCCGGAGACGGGGGCGGCGACGACCGCGGACGATCTCGACGGCCGCGCGCTCGAATGCGTCGCCGTCCACGACGACGCGCCCGGCCGCGTGTTCGTCGGTACCGTCGACTCGGGGCTGTGGCGCTCGCTAGACGCCGGCGAGACGTTCGACCGCGTCGGCGCCGACTCTATCGAGCAGGACGCGGTGACGGCGGCGACCGTGTCCCCACACGATCCCGGCGAGATATGGACCGGGACCGAGCCCTCCCGGGCGTACCGCTCGACCGACGGCGGCGACACGTGGGAGCACCGCGGCGGCCTCGCTGACCTCCCGTCCAGCGACGAGTGGGCGTTTCCGCCGCGACCGCACACCCACCACGTCCGGTGGATCGAGCCGGACCCGAACGCTCCAGACCGCCTGTACGTCGCCGTCGAGGCGGGCGCGCTCGTGACCACCCGCGACGCCGGCGAGACGTGGGATGACCGTGTCTCGGGGTCCCGGCGGGACACCCACTCGATGGCGACCCACCCCGACGCGCCGGGGCGCGTTTGGACCGCTGCCGGCGACGGCTACGCCGAGACGGTCGACGCCGGGGAAACGTGGACGCACCCGCAGAACGGCCTCGACCGCACCTACTGCTGGAGCGTCGCCGTCGACGCCGGCGATCCAGCGCGCGTCCTCGTCTCGGCGGCGCGCGGCGCGCGCGAGGCACACGCGGCCGAAACCGCGGAGACGTACGTGTTCCGACGAACGGGACTCGACGACTGGGAGCGACTCGACGGCCGTGGACTCCCGCTCGGCGATGGAGTCACCCGACCGGTGCTCGCGGCTGGCGATCCGGGAGCGTTCTACGCGCTGTCGAATCGCGGGCTGTACCGCAGCGTCGACGGCGGGGACTCGTGGACCGAGATCGACGTGGATTGGCCCGAGCGCACCCGAGATCAGACCGCCCGCGGACTCGCCGTGCTCCCGTAG
- a CDS encoding geranylgeranyl reductase family protein yields MYDFVVVGVGPAGARFARRAAEARYDVLALEKGTVGEPLACSGHVSTDVWEYVPDEAKERLHQNRVYGADFHVGGPDSPSRRFYKREEISNVIDRVELDRTLAESAREAGADVREGHTVTSVEERAGYVEVTASVGGDEVTFEARMVAGADGPVSRVRRQLDLPEPDETLHGVLAFSDETDHGDYVDVHLTAPRFFAWRIPRGDAGVEYGLAAPPGHEVNELFDRLTTEYNVETDRFCSGAIPIGPPERTVATRGFLLGDAAAQTKPFTGGGILYGMRAADVAADVIDPEDPNTLARYESGWRAELEQEIRFGHWIRRAYSLPEPVQRAGLWALSGEIGVHMDEPSSFFSREHLKKLFS; encoded by the coding sequence ATGTACGACTTCGTCGTCGTCGGCGTCGGCCCCGCGGGCGCCCGCTTCGCCCGCCGGGCCGCGGAGGCCCGCTACGACGTGCTCGCCTTGGAGAAGGGGACGGTCGGCGAGCCGCTGGCCTGCTCGGGGCACGTTTCGACGGACGTCTGGGAGTACGTCCCCGATGAGGCGAAGGAACGCCTGCACCAGAATCGCGTGTACGGCGCCGACTTCCACGTCGGCGGTCCCGACTCCCCGTCGCGCCGCTTCTACAAACGCGAGGAGATCTCCAACGTCATCGACCGCGTCGAACTCGATCGCACGCTCGCCGAGTCCGCCCGGGAGGCAGGCGCCGACGTCCGGGAGGGCCACACCGTCACGAGCGTCGAGGAGCGGGCTGGATACGTCGAGGTGACCGCCAGCGTCGGCGGCGACGAGGTGACGTTCGAGGCCCGGATGGTCGCCGGGGCGGACGGTCCGGTGTCACGGGTGCGCAGGCAGCTCGACCTCCCCGAGCCCGACGAGACGCTTCACGGCGTGCTCGCGTTCTCCGACGAAACGGATCACGGCGACTACGTGGACGTGCACCTCACCGCACCGCGCTTCTTCGCGTGGCGCATTCCGCGCGGCGACGCCGGCGTCGAATACGGCCTCGCGGCGCCCCCTGGGCACGAGGTGAACGAACTGTTCGACCGCCTGACCACCGAATACAACGTGGAGACAGACCGCTTCTGCTCGGGTGCCATCCCCATCGGACCGCCCGAACGGACCGTCGCGACTCGGGGCTTCCTGCTGGGCGATGCGGCCGCACAGACGAAGCCGTTCACCGGCGGCGGTATTCTCTACGGCATGCGCGCGGCCGACGTGGCGGCGGACGTGATCGATCCCGAGGACCCGAACACGCTCGCGCGCTACGAGTCTGGGTGGCGGGCGGAACTCGAACAGGAGATCCGCTTCGGCCACTGGATCCGCCGCGCGTACTCGCTTCCGGAGCCGGTGCAGCGGGCGGGCCTGTGGGCGCTCTCCGGGGAGATCGGAGTCCACATGGACGAGCCGAGCTCGTTCTTTTCGCGGGAACACCTCAAGAAGCTGTTCTCGTAG
- a CDS encoding aminomethyltransferase family protein, which translates to MSLVADVHADHGATFTDRGGREVVADYGRPDSAARAVRNGVGVIEMGYGVVVVEGDDRVEFVDNAVSNRVPATDGEGCYALLLDPQGAVETELFVYNAGERLLLFVPPDRADPLLEEWEDKIFIDDVELRDASTDFGVFGVHGPTSTEKIASVLNGAGSPEPGLTFVRGRMDDVGVTVIASDSPTGEEGYEVVCAADEAEHVFDTLLTRGLNAAPFGYATWNTLTVEAGTPLFETELRGRLPNVAGVRSAVDFEKGCFVGQEVVSKVENRGRPSKQLVGLRPDALPEEGAALFAGDTAVGEVTRAVESPSLDAPIALAYLDFDADGGDLTVRVDGDDVAAERATLPFVEGSGRSGRLPTYPETAEQA; encoded by the coding sequence ATGAGTCTCGTTGCCGACGTGCACGCCGACCACGGCGCTACATTCACCGACCGCGGCGGCCGCGAGGTCGTCGCCGACTACGGCCGGCCGGACAGCGCCGCCCGGGCCGTCCGCAACGGCGTGGGCGTGATCGAGATGGGCTACGGCGTCGTGGTCGTCGAGGGCGACGACCGCGTCGAGTTCGTCGACAACGCCGTCTCCAACCGAGTGCCCGCCACCGACGGCGAAGGCTGTTACGCGCTGCTGCTCGACCCGCAAGGCGCCGTTGAGACGGAGCTGTTCGTCTACAACGCCGGCGAGCGCCTCCTGCTGTTCGTCCCCCCGGACCGCGCGGATCCCCTCCTCGAGGAGTGGGAGGACAAGATTTTCATCGACGACGTGGAGCTCCGGGACGCCAGCACCGACTTCGGTGTCTTCGGCGTTCACGGTCCGACCTCGACCGAGAAGATCGCCTCCGTGCTCAACGGCGCCGGCTCCCCGGAGCCCGGGCTCACGTTCGTCCGTGGCCGGATGGACGACGTGGGCGTCACGGTGATCGCGAGCGACAGCCCCACCGGCGAAGAGGGGTACGAGGTCGTCTGTGCCGCCGACGAGGCCGAGCACGTGTTCGACACCCTGCTGACTCGCGGGCTCAACGCGGCCCCCTTCGGCTACGCGACGTGGAACACGCTTACCGTGGAGGCCGGAACGCCGCTGTTCGAGACGGAGCTTCGCGGGCGGCTCCCGAACGTCGCCGGCGTCCGCTCGGCCGTCGACTTCGAGAAGGGCTGCTTCGTCGGGCAGGAGGTCGTTTCGAAGGTCGAGAACCGGGGACGCCCGAGCAAGCAGCTCGTCGGGCTCCGACCCGATGCGCTCCCGGAGGAAGGCGCGGCTCTCTTCGCAGGAGACACCGCCGTCGGCGAGGTGACCCGCGCAGTCGAGTCGCCGTCGCTCGACGCGCCGATCGCGCTGGCGTACCTCGACTTCGACGCCGACGGAGGCGACCTGACCGTGCGCGTCGACGGTGACGACGTCGCCGCCGAGCGCGCCACGCTCCCGTTCGTGGAGGGGAGCGGGCGCTCGGGACGGCTGCCGACGTACCCCGAGACCGCCGAGCAGGCGTAA